The Hypomesus transpacificus isolate Combined female chromosome 2, fHypTra1, whole genome shotgun sequence genome window below encodes:
- the lysmd1 gene encoding lysM and putative peptidoglycan-binding domain-containing protein 1: MSSRVNECAPLPTSGLRCSRTRSYGSLVKSSLSPLRQRRIEHLVQPGETLQGLSLKYGVSMEDIKRANRLYTNDSIFLKTSLSIPVFLAPGSYNGPGLAEENLNQAKDTICNSDQHLKPVRNSVKEDCLEEELSPMDFLKRMDRRINQSKQAAVKKCLEGEKRFASLEAACSSRAPDRRLTRSRSATSASRIHQQAVLGAVPLTITRCSKKLIDREEEIFEL, encoded by the exons ATGTCTTCCCGTGTCAATGAATGTGCTCCCCTACCTACGAGTGGACTACGGTGTTCCCGCACTAGGTCGTATGGTAGTCTGGTTaagtcttctctttctccacttcGCCAAAGACGAATTGAACATCTAGTCCAACCAGGGGAGACATTGCAAGGACTTTCCTTGAAATATGGAGTATCT ATGGAAGACATTAAAAGAGCAAATAGGCTTTACACCAATGACTCAATATTCTTAAAGACATCTCTGTCTATCCCAGTTTTTTTGGCACCTGGCTCTTACAATGGACCAGGTTTAGCTGAGGAGAATTTGAACCAGGCAAAGGACACCATTTGCAACTCTGACCAACATCTGAAGCCAGTGAGAAACTCTGTAAAGGAGGATTGCCTTGAAGAAGAACTTTCGCCAATGGATTTCTTGAAAAGGATGGACAGAAGGATTAACCAGTCTAAGCAGGCCGCTGTCAAAAAATGTCTAGAAGGAGAAAAAAG ATTTGCCTCTCTGGAAGCAGCTTGTTCCAGCAGAGCACCAGACCGCAGACTCACAAGGTCCCGAAGTGCAACTTCAGCTTCAAGAATACACCAGCAAGCAGTACTTGGGGCTGTGCCCCTAACTATCACCAGATGCTCTAAGAAACTAATAGATCGAGAGGAAGAGATCTTTGAGTTGTGA
- the tnfaip8l2b gene encoding tumor necrosis factor, alpha-induced protein 8-like protein 2 B encodes MESFSSKDMAMQAQKKILSHMANKSMVNMFIDDNSSEIMDELYRVSKEYTGNRTEAQKVIKDMIKIAVKIGVLFRHNRFNAGELGLAQEFKKKLHQGAMTAISFHEVEFTFDKTVMSEILTGCRDLLLKLVNIHLTAKSHGRINHVFNHYADPELLTKLYDPDGPFRPNLIKICNGLNKLVEEGTI; translated from the exons ATGGAGTCCTTTAGCTCCAAAGACATGGCCATGCAGGCCCAGAAGAAGATCCTCAGCCACATGGCTAACAAGTCCATGGTCAACATGTTTATTGACGACAACAGCAGTGAGATCATGGATGAGCTCTACCGTGTGTCTAAAGAGTATACTGGCAATCGTACAGAGGCCCAGAAGGTAATAAAAGATATGATCAAGATTGCAGTGAAGATTGGTGTGCTGTTCAGACACAACCGCTTCAATGCAGGCGAACTAGGTTTGGCTCAAGAGTTCAAGAAGAAGTTGCACCAAGGAGCCATGACAGCCATTAGCTTCCATGAG GTGGAGTTCACCTTTGACAAGACCGTGATGTCAGAGATCTTAACAGGATGCAGGGACCTGCTGTTGAAGCTGGTCAACATTCACCTCACAGCCAAATCTCATGGCCGCATCAACCATGTGTTCAACCATTACGCTGACCCAGAGCTCCTGACTAAGCTGTATGACCCAGATGGCCCCTTCCGGCCCAACCTTATCAAGATCTGCAATGGACTCAACAAACTGGTAGAGGAGGGAACAATATGA
- the scnm1 gene encoding sodium channel modifier 1 has product MSFKREGNDSSQLNILKKRRVADLLSNFIPEDEAALLKNGRYTCLVCSYRPVFDTVDMLTVHRKGKRHLEGIKWYYGQKKLLQNEIAKRQHQDYILAEDSRQEPSCLAPLLTQTRKIAHHALLKTAPYNSCHKKTSTKSEKGPANSGSEINISPSSTTSSPQHQTIEQPSINAAYSTPTVNQGLCPSERKNESKTSDPTVSHESEQLTAQRRRELEHYLKLKSAGWLQDRSGQWVKDENVEFDSDEEEPAPVPSSPGDSTNNRPDDQP; this is encoded by the exons ATGTCTTTCAAACGAGAAGGCAATGACTCAAGTCAACTGAATATTCTGAAG AAACGACGTGTTGCAGATCTCCTATCTAACTTTATTCCAGAAGACGAAGCAGCCTTGTTGAAAAATGGAAG ATACACTTGCCTTGTGTGCTCCTACCGTCCTGTTTTTGATACAGTTGACATGCTAACAGTACACCGGAAGGGTAAACGGCATCTTGAAG GAATTAAGTGGTATTATGGACAGAAAAAACTACTGCAAAATGAAATAGCAAAAAGGCAGCATCAGGACTATATTCTAGCTGAGGACAGTAGACAG GAACCTTCCTGTTTAGCCCCCCTTCTGACACAGACACGCAAGATTGCCCATCATGCCTTACTGAAAACTGCACCCTACAACAGTTGCCATAAAAAGACCAG CACAAAGTCTGAAAAAGGGCCAGCAAATTCAGGCTCTGAGATTAATATCAGCCCTTCCAGCACAACATCATCACCTCAGCACCAAACAATAGAGCAACCCTCAATTAATGCAGCCTACAGCACACCAACAG TTAATCAGGGATTGTGTCCATCTGAGAGGAAAAATGAGTCGAAGACATCAGATCCAACAGTGTCCCATGAGTCTGAACAATTAACAGCCCAGAGAAGACGAGAGTTGGAGCATTATCTAAAGTTGAAAAG TGCAGGGTGGCTGCAGGATCGAAGTGGTCAGTGGGTGAAGGATGAGAATGTGGAGTTTGATTCAGATGAAGAGGAACCTGCTCCTGTACCGTCTTCCCCCGGTGACTCAACCAATAACAGACCAGACGACCAGCCTTGA